Proteins encoded within one genomic window of Manis pentadactyla isolate mManPen7 chromosome 4, mManPen7.hap1, whole genome shotgun sequence:
- the UNK gene encoding RING finger protein unkempt homolog isoform X4 has protein sequence MSKGPGPGGSAASSAPPAATAQVLQAQPEKPQHYTYLKEFRTEQCPLFVQHKCTQHRPYTCFHWHFVNQRRRRSVRRRDGTFNYSPDVYCTKYDEATGLCPEGDECPFLHRTTGDTERRYHLRYYKTGICIHETDSKGNCTKNGLHCAFAHGPHDLRSPVYDIRELQAMEALQNGQTTVEGSTEGQSAGAASHAMIEKILSEEPRWQETAYVLGNYKTEPCKKPPRLCRQGYACPYYHNSKDRRRSPRKHKYRSSPCPNVKHGDEWGDPGKCENGDACQYCHTRTEQQFHPEIYKSTKCNDMQQSGSCPRGPFCAFAHVEQPSLSDDLQPSSAVTSPTQPGPVLYMPSAAGDSVPVSPSSPHAPDLSALLCRNSSLGSPSNLCGSPPGSIRKPPNLEGIVFPGESGLAPGSYKKAPGFEREDQVGAEYLKNFKCQAKLKPHSLEPRSQEQPLLQPKQDMLGILPVGSPLTSSISSSITSSLAATPPSPAGTSSVPGMNANALPFYPTSDTVESVIESALDDLDLNEFGVAALEKTFDNSTVPHPGSITIGGSLLQSSAPVNIPGSLGSSASFHSASPSPPVSLSSHFLQQPQGHLSQSENAFLGTSASHGSLGLNGMNSSIWEHFASGSFSPGTSPAFLSGPGAAELARLRQELDEANGTIKQWEESWKQAKQACDAWKKEAEEAGERASAAGAECELAREQRDALEGQVKELQEELERLHSGPDPQALPAFSDLQALPLSTLYSLQKRLRAHLEQVDKAVFHMQSVKCLKCQEQNRAVLPCQHAVLCGLCAEGSECPVCQPGLAHTLQS, from the exons GTACCTGAAGGAGTTCCGCACAGAGCAGTGCCCTCTCTTTGTGCAACACAAATGCACTCAGCATCGGCCCTACACCTGCTTCCACTGGCACTTCGTGAACCAGCGACGCCGCCGGTCTGTCCGCCGTCGGGACGGCACCTTCAACTACAGCCCCGACGTCTACTGCACCAAGTACGACGAGGCCACGGGCCTCTGCCCGGAGGGCGACGA GTGCCCGTTCCTGCACAGGACTACAGGGGACACTGAGCGCAGGTACCACCTGCGCTACTACAAAACTGGAATCTGCATCCATGAGACAGACTCTAAAGGCAACTGCACCAAAAACGGCTTGCACTGTGCTTTTGCCCACGGCCCCCATGACCTGCGCTCCCCTGTCTACGACATCAG GGAGCTCCAGGCCATGGAGGCCTTGCAGAATGGACAGACCACAGTAGAGGGCAGCACAGAGGGCCAGTCAGCTGGGGCTGCCAGCCATGCCATGATAGAAAAAATCCTCAGTGAGGAGCCACGGTGGCAAG AAACTGCTTACGTGCTGGGAAACTATAAGACAGAGCCATGCAAGAAGCCCCCTCGGCTGTGCCGCCAGGGTTATGCCTGCCCCTACTACCACAACAGCAAGGACCGGCGGCGGAGCCCCCGGAAACACAAATACAG GTCATCTCCATGTCCGAACGTAAAACATGGGGATGAGTGGGGAGACCCCGGCAAGTGCGAGAATGGAGACGCCTGCCAGTACTGCCACACCCGCACGGAGCAGCAGTTCCACCCAGAG ATCTATAAATCCACCAAGTGCAACGACATGCAGCAGTCGGGCAGCTGTCCCCGAGGACCTTTCTGCGCCTTCGCCCATGTAGAAC AGCCATCCCTAAGTGATGACCTACAGCCTTCCTCAGCTGTGACCAGCCCCACTCAGCCGGGCCCTGTCTTGTACATGCCATCTGCTGCCGGAGACTCGGTGCCCGTGAGCCCCTCCAGCCCGCATGCCCCTGACCTCAGTGCT cTCCTCTGTAGAAACAGCAGCCTAGGCAGCCCATCTAACCTGTGTGGCTCCCCTCCGGGCTCCATCAGGAAGCCCCCGAACCTGGAAGGCATTGTCTTCCCTGGGGAGTCTGGCCTTGCCCCTGGCAGCTATAAAAAGGCTCCTGGCTTCGAGAGGGAAGACCAGGTGGGAGCTGAGTACCTGAAAAATTTCAAATGCCAG GCCAAGTTAAAACCCCACTCACTAGAGCCCAGGAGTCAAGAGCAGCCTCTGCTTCAGCCTAAACAG GACATGCTGGGCATTCTTCCCGTGGGCAGCCCCCTGACCTCAAGCATCTCTTCTAGTATCACTTCCAGCCTGGCAGCCACTCCCCCCAGCCCCGCCGGCACCAGCAGCGTCCCTGGCATGAATGCAAATGCTCTGCCCTTCTACCCAACCAGTGACACAGTGGAGTCGGTCATAG AGTCTGCCCTGGACGACTTGGACCTGAATGAGTTTGGGGTGGCTGCCCTGGAGAAGACTTTTGACAACAGCACTGTGCCTCACCCAGGCAGCATCACAATTG GTGGCAGTTTGCTGCAGAGTTCTGCACCCGTGAACATCCCTGGCTCCTTGGGTAGCTCTGCCTCCTTCCACTCAGCATCCCCATCCCCTCCCGTCAGCCTCTCCTCACATTTCCTGCAACAGCCCCAGGGCCACCTGAGCCAGTCGGAAAATGCATTTTTGGGGACCTCTGCATCACATGGATCTTTGG GTCTGAACGGGATGaacagcagcatttgggagcattTTGCCTCTGGAAGCTTCTCCCCGGGCACTTCCCCTGCTTTCCTGTCGGGGCCTGGGGCTGCTGAGCTGGCCCGACTTCGGCAAGAGCTGGATGAAGCTAACGGCACCATCAAGCAGTGGGAGGAATCCTGGAAGCAGGCCAAGCAG GCTTGTGATGCCTGGAAGAAGGAGGCTGAGGAGGCTGGCGAGCGGGCCAGCGCCGCAGGCGCCGAGTGTGAGCTGGCCCGGGAGCAGCGGGATGCGCTGGAGGGTCAGGTGAAGGAGCTGCAGGAGGAGCTGGAGCGGCTGCACTCGGGCCCCGACCCGCAGGCCCTGCCCGCCTTCTCTGACCTGCAGGCCCTCCCCCTCTCCACGCTCTACTCCCTCCAGAAGCGGCTGCGGGCGCACCTGGAGCAAGTGGACAAG GCTGTGTTCCACATGCAGTCGGTGAAATGCCTTAAGTGTCAGGAGCAGAACCGAGCAGTGCTGCCATGCCAACATGCCGTGCTGTGTGGGCTCTGTGCTGAGGGCAGCGAGTGCCCTGTCTGCCAGCCTGGCCTGGCTCACACCCTCCAGTCGTGA
- the UNK gene encoding RING finger protein unkempt homolog isoform X1 yields the protein MLNILYRFTPAGHLKISPWATEITGESLSKISAHDHRYLKEFRTEQCPLFVQHKCTQHRPYTCFHWHFVNQRRRRSVRRRDGTFNYSPDVYCTKYDEATGLCPEGDECPFLHRTTGDTERRYHLRYYKTGICIHETDSKGNCTKNGLHCAFAHGPHDLRSPVYDIRELQAMEALQNGQTTVEGSTEGQSAGAASHAMIEKILSEEPRWQETAYVLGNYKTEPCKKPPRLCRQGYACPYYHNSKDRRRSPRKHKYRSSPCPNVKHGDEWGDPGKCENGDACQYCHTRTEQQFHPEIYKSTKCNDMQQSGSCPRGPFCAFAHVEQPSLSDDLQPSSAVTSPTQPGPVLYMPSAAGDSVPVSPSSPHAPDLSALLCRNSSLGSPSNLCGSPPGSIRKPPNLEGIVFPGESGLAPGSYKKAPGFEREDQVGAEYLKNFKCQAKLKPHSLEPRSQEQPLLQPKQDMLGILPVGSPLTSSISSSITSSLAATPPSPAGTSSVPGMNANALPFYPTSDTVESVIESALDDLDLNEFGVAALEKTFDNSTVPHPGSITIGGSLLQSSAPVNIPGSLGSSASFHSASPSPPVSLSSHFLQQPQGHLSQSENAFLGTSASHGSLGLNGMNSSIWEHFASGSFSPGTSPAFLSGPGAAELARLRQELDEANGTIKQWEESWKQAKQACDAWKKEAEEAGERASAAGAECELAREQRDALEGQVKELQEELERLHSGPDPQALPAFSDLQALPLSTLYSLQKRLRAHLEQVDKAVFHMQSVKCLKCQEQNRAVLPCQHAVLCGLCAEGSECPVCQPGLAHTLQS from the exons GTACCTGAAGGAGTTCCGCACAGAGCAGTGCCCTCTCTTTGTGCAACACAAATGCACTCAGCATCGGCCCTACACCTGCTTCCACTGGCACTTCGTGAACCAGCGACGCCGCCGGTCTGTCCGCCGTCGGGACGGCACCTTCAACTACAGCCCCGACGTCTACTGCACCAAGTACGACGAGGCCACGGGCCTCTGCCCGGAGGGCGACGA GTGCCCGTTCCTGCACAGGACTACAGGGGACACTGAGCGCAGGTACCACCTGCGCTACTACAAAACTGGAATCTGCATCCATGAGACAGACTCTAAAGGCAACTGCACCAAAAACGGCTTGCACTGTGCTTTTGCCCACGGCCCCCATGACCTGCGCTCCCCTGTCTACGACATCAG GGAGCTCCAGGCCATGGAGGCCTTGCAGAATGGACAGACCACAGTAGAGGGCAGCACAGAGGGCCAGTCAGCTGGGGCTGCCAGCCATGCCATGATAGAAAAAATCCTCAGTGAGGAGCCACGGTGGCAAG AAACTGCTTACGTGCTGGGAAACTATAAGACAGAGCCATGCAAGAAGCCCCCTCGGCTGTGCCGCCAGGGTTATGCCTGCCCCTACTACCACAACAGCAAGGACCGGCGGCGGAGCCCCCGGAAACACAAATACAG GTCATCTCCATGTCCGAACGTAAAACATGGGGATGAGTGGGGAGACCCCGGCAAGTGCGAGAATGGAGACGCCTGCCAGTACTGCCACACCCGCACGGAGCAGCAGTTCCACCCAGAG ATCTATAAATCCACCAAGTGCAACGACATGCAGCAGTCGGGCAGCTGTCCCCGAGGACCTTTCTGCGCCTTCGCCCATGTAGAAC AGCCATCCCTAAGTGATGACCTACAGCCTTCCTCAGCTGTGACCAGCCCCACTCAGCCGGGCCCTGTCTTGTACATGCCATCTGCTGCCGGAGACTCGGTGCCCGTGAGCCCCTCCAGCCCGCATGCCCCTGACCTCAGTGCT cTCCTCTGTAGAAACAGCAGCCTAGGCAGCCCATCTAACCTGTGTGGCTCCCCTCCGGGCTCCATCAGGAAGCCCCCGAACCTGGAAGGCATTGTCTTCCCTGGGGAGTCTGGCCTTGCCCCTGGCAGCTATAAAAAGGCTCCTGGCTTCGAGAGGGAAGACCAGGTGGGAGCTGAGTACCTGAAAAATTTCAAATGCCAG GCCAAGTTAAAACCCCACTCACTAGAGCCCAGGAGTCAAGAGCAGCCTCTGCTTCAGCCTAAACAG GACATGCTGGGCATTCTTCCCGTGGGCAGCCCCCTGACCTCAAGCATCTCTTCTAGTATCACTTCCAGCCTGGCAGCCACTCCCCCCAGCCCCGCCGGCACCAGCAGCGTCCCTGGCATGAATGCAAATGCTCTGCCCTTCTACCCAACCAGTGACACAGTGGAGTCGGTCATAG AGTCTGCCCTGGACGACTTGGACCTGAATGAGTTTGGGGTGGCTGCCCTGGAGAAGACTTTTGACAACAGCACTGTGCCTCACCCAGGCAGCATCACAATTG GTGGCAGTTTGCTGCAGAGTTCTGCACCCGTGAACATCCCTGGCTCCTTGGGTAGCTCTGCCTCCTTCCACTCAGCATCCCCATCCCCTCCCGTCAGCCTCTCCTCACATTTCCTGCAACAGCCCCAGGGCCACCTGAGCCAGTCGGAAAATGCATTTTTGGGGACCTCTGCATCACATGGATCTTTGG GTCTGAACGGGATGaacagcagcatttgggagcattTTGCCTCTGGAAGCTTCTCCCCGGGCACTTCCCCTGCTTTCCTGTCGGGGCCTGGGGCTGCTGAGCTGGCCCGACTTCGGCAAGAGCTGGATGAAGCTAACGGCACCATCAAGCAGTGGGAGGAATCCTGGAAGCAGGCCAAGCAG GCTTGTGATGCCTGGAAGAAGGAGGCTGAGGAGGCTGGCGAGCGGGCCAGCGCCGCAGGCGCCGAGTGTGAGCTGGCCCGGGAGCAGCGGGATGCGCTGGAGGGTCAGGTGAAGGAGCTGCAGGAGGAGCTGGAGCGGCTGCACTCGGGCCCCGACCCGCAGGCCCTGCCCGCCTTCTCTGACCTGCAGGCCCTCCCCCTCTCCACGCTCTACTCCCTCCAGAAGCGGCTGCGGGCGCACCTGGAGCAAGTGGACAAG GCTGTGTTCCACATGCAGTCGGTGAAATGCCTTAAGTGTCAGGAGCAGAACCGAGCAGTGCTGCCATGCCAACATGCCGTGCTGTGTGGGCTCTGTGCTGAGGGCAGCGAGTGCCCTGTCTGCCAGCCTGGCCTGGCTCACACCCTCCAGTCGTGA
- the UNK gene encoding RING finger protein unkempt homolog isoform X3 gives MLNILYRFTPAGHLKISPWATEITGESLSKISAHDHRYLKEFRTEQCPLFVQHKCTQHRPYTCFHWHFVNQRRRRSVRRRDGTFNYSPDVYCTKYDEATGLCPEGDECPFLHRTTGDTERRYHLRYYKTGICIHETDSKGNCTKNGLHCAFAHGPHDLRSPVYDIRELQAMEALQNGQTTVEGSTEGQSAGAASHAMIEKILSEEPRWQETAYVLGNYKTEPCKKPPRLCRQGYACPYYHNSKDRRRSPRKHKYRSSPCPNVKHGDEWGDPGKCENGDACQYCHTRTEQQFHPEIYKSTKCNDMQQSGSCPRGPFCAFAHVEQPSLSDDLQPSSAVTSPTQPGPVLYMPSAAGDSVPVSPSSPHAPDLSAAKLKPHSLEPRSQEQPLLQPKQDMLGILPVGSPLTSSISSSITSSLAATPPSPAGTSSVPGMNANALPFYPTSDTVESVIESALDDLDLNEFGVAALEKTFDNSTVPHPGSITIGGSLLQSSAPVNIPGSLGSSASFHSASPSPPVSLSSHFLQQPQGHLSQSENAFLGTSASHGSLGLNGMNSSIWEHFASGSFSPGTSPAFLSGPGAAELARLRQELDEANGTIKQWEESWKQAKQACDAWKKEAEEAGERASAAGAECELAREQRDALEGQVKELQEELERLHSGPDPQALPAFSDLQALPLSTLYSLQKRLRAHLEQVDKAVFHMQSVKCLKCQEQNRAVLPCQHAVLCGLCAEGSECPVCQPGLAHTLQS, from the exons GTACCTGAAGGAGTTCCGCACAGAGCAGTGCCCTCTCTTTGTGCAACACAAATGCACTCAGCATCGGCCCTACACCTGCTTCCACTGGCACTTCGTGAACCAGCGACGCCGCCGGTCTGTCCGCCGTCGGGACGGCACCTTCAACTACAGCCCCGACGTCTACTGCACCAAGTACGACGAGGCCACGGGCCTCTGCCCGGAGGGCGACGA GTGCCCGTTCCTGCACAGGACTACAGGGGACACTGAGCGCAGGTACCACCTGCGCTACTACAAAACTGGAATCTGCATCCATGAGACAGACTCTAAAGGCAACTGCACCAAAAACGGCTTGCACTGTGCTTTTGCCCACGGCCCCCATGACCTGCGCTCCCCTGTCTACGACATCAG GGAGCTCCAGGCCATGGAGGCCTTGCAGAATGGACAGACCACAGTAGAGGGCAGCACAGAGGGCCAGTCAGCTGGGGCTGCCAGCCATGCCATGATAGAAAAAATCCTCAGTGAGGAGCCACGGTGGCAAG AAACTGCTTACGTGCTGGGAAACTATAAGACAGAGCCATGCAAGAAGCCCCCTCGGCTGTGCCGCCAGGGTTATGCCTGCCCCTACTACCACAACAGCAAGGACCGGCGGCGGAGCCCCCGGAAACACAAATACAG GTCATCTCCATGTCCGAACGTAAAACATGGGGATGAGTGGGGAGACCCCGGCAAGTGCGAGAATGGAGACGCCTGCCAGTACTGCCACACCCGCACGGAGCAGCAGTTCCACCCAGAG ATCTATAAATCCACCAAGTGCAACGACATGCAGCAGTCGGGCAGCTGTCCCCGAGGACCTTTCTGCGCCTTCGCCCATGTAGAAC AGCCATCCCTAAGTGATGACCTACAGCCTTCCTCAGCTGTGACCAGCCCCACTCAGCCGGGCCCTGTCTTGTACATGCCATCTGCTGCCGGAGACTCGGTGCCCGTGAGCCCCTCCAGCCCGCATGCCCCTGACCTCAGTGCT GCCAAGTTAAAACCCCACTCACTAGAGCCCAGGAGTCAAGAGCAGCCTCTGCTTCAGCCTAAACAG GACATGCTGGGCATTCTTCCCGTGGGCAGCCCCCTGACCTCAAGCATCTCTTCTAGTATCACTTCCAGCCTGGCAGCCACTCCCCCCAGCCCCGCCGGCACCAGCAGCGTCCCTGGCATGAATGCAAATGCTCTGCCCTTCTACCCAACCAGTGACACAGTGGAGTCGGTCATAG AGTCTGCCCTGGACGACTTGGACCTGAATGAGTTTGGGGTGGCTGCCCTGGAGAAGACTTTTGACAACAGCACTGTGCCTCACCCAGGCAGCATCACAATTG GTGGCAGTTTGCTGCAGAGTTCTGCACCCGTGAACATCCCTGGCTCCTTGGGTAGCTCTGCCTCCTTCCACTCAGCATCCCCATCCCCTCCCGTCAGCCTCTCCTCACATTTCCTGCAACAGCCCCAGGGCCACCTGAGCCAGTCGGAAAATGCATTTTTGGGGACCTCTGCATCACATGGATCTTTGG GTCTGAACGGGATGaacagcagcatttgggagcattTTGCCTCTGGAAGCTTCTCCCCGGGCACTTCCCCTGCTTTCCTGTCGGGGCCTGGGGCTGCTGAGCTGGCCCGACTTCGGCAAGAGCTGGATGAAGCTAACGGCACCATCAAGCAGTGGGAGGAATCCTGGAAGCAGGCCAAGCAG GCTTGTGATGCCTGGAAGAAGGAGGCTGAGGAGGCTGGCGAGCGGGCCAGCGCCGCAGGCGCCGAGTGTGAGCTGGCCCGGGAGCAGCGGGATGCGCTGGAGGGTCAGGTGAAGGAGCTGCAGGAGGAGCTGGAGCGGCTGCACTCGGGCCCCGACCCGCAGGCCCTGCCCGCCTTCTCTGACCTGCAGGCCCTCCCCCTCTCCACGCTCTACTCCCTCCAGAAGCGGCTGCGGGCGCACCTGGAGCAAGTGGACAAG GCTGTGTTCCACATGCAGTCGGTGAAATGCCTTAAGTGTCAGGAGCAGAACCGAGCAGTGCTGCCATGCCAACATGCCGTGCTGTGTGGGCTCTGTGCTGAGGGCAGCGAGTGCCCTGTCTGCCAGCCTGGCCTGGCTCACACCCTCCAGTCGTGA
- the UNK gene encoding RING finger protein unkempt homolog isoform X2 has protein sequence MLNILYRFTPAGHLKISPWATEITGESLSKISAHDHRYLKEFRTEQCPLFVQHKCTQHRPYTCFHWHFVNQRRRRSVRRRDGTFNYSPDVYCTKCPFLHRTTGDTERRYHLRYYKTGICIHETDSKGNCTKNGLHCAFAHGPHDLRSPVYDIRELQAMEALQNGQTTVEGSTEGQSAGAASHAMIEKILSEEPRWQETAYVLGNYKTEPCKKPPRLCRQGYACPYYHNSKDRRRSPRKHKYRSSPCPNVKHGDEWGDPGKCENGDACQYCHTRTEQQFHPEIYKSTKCNDMQQSGSCPRGPFCAFAHVEQPSLSDDLQPSSAVTSPTQPGPVLYMPSAAGDSVPVSPSSPHAPDLSALLCRNSSLGSPSNLCGSPPGSIRKPPNLEGIVFPGESGLAPGSYKKAPGFEREDQVGAEYLKNFKCQAKLKPHSLEPRSQEQPLLQPKQDMLGILPVGSPLTSSISSSITSSLAATPPSPAGTSSVPGMNANALPFYPTSDTVESVIESALDDLDLNEFGVAALEKTFDNSTVPHPGSITIGGSLLQSSAPVNIPGSLGSSASFHSASPSPPVSLSSHFLQQPQGHLSQSENAFLGTSASHGSLGLNGMNSSIWEHFASGSFSPGTSPAFLSGPGAAELARLRQELDEANGTIKQWEESWKQAKQACDAWKKEAEEAGERASAAGAECELAREQRDALEGQVKELQEELERLHSGPDPQALPAFSDLQALPLSTLYSLQKRLRAHLEQVDKAVFHMQSVKCLKCQEQNRAVLPCQHAVLCGLCAEGSECPVCQPGLAHTLQS, from the exons GTACCTGAAGGAGTTCCGCACAGAGCAGTGCCCTCTCTTTGTGCAACACAAATGCACTCAGCATCGGCCCTACACCTGCTTCCACTGGCACTTCGTGAACCAGCGACGCCGCCGGTCTGTCCGCCGTCGGGACGGCACCTTCAACTACAGCCCCGACGTCTACTGCACCAA GTGCCCGTTCCTGCACAGGACTACAGGGGACACTGAGCGCAGGTACCACCTGCGCTACTACAAAACTGGAATCTGCATCCATGAGACAGACTCTAAAGGCAACTGCACCAAAAACGGCTTGCACTGTGCTTTTGCCCACGGCCCCCATGACCTGCGCTCCCCTGTCTACGACATCAG GGAGCTCCAGGCCATGGAGGCCTTGCAGAATGGACAGACCACAGTAGAGGGCAGCACAGAGGGCCAGTCAGCTGGGGCTGCCAGCCATGCCATGATAGAAAAAATCCTCAGTGAGGAGCCACGGTGGCAAG AAACTGCTTACGTGCTGGGAAACTATAAGACAGAGCCATGCAAGAAGCCCCCTCGGCTGTGCCGCCAGGGTTATGCCTGCCCCTACTACCACAACAGCAAGGACCGGCGGCGGAGCCCCCGGAAACACAAATACAG GTCATCTCCATGTCCGAACGTAAAACATGGGGATGAGTGGGGAGACCCCGGCAAGTGCGAGAATGGAGACGCCTGCCAGTACTGCCACACCCGCACGGAGCAGCAGTTCCACCCAGAG ATCTATAAATCCACCAAGTGCAACGACATGCAGCAGTCGGGCAGCTGTCCCCGAGGACCTTTCTGCGCCTTCGCCCATGTAGAAC AGCCATCCCTAAGTGATGACCTACAGCCTTCCTCAGCTGTGACCAGCCCCACTCAGCCGGGCCCTGTCTTGTACATGCCATCTGCTGCCGGAGACTCGGTGCCCGTGAGCCCCTCCAGCCCGCATGCCCCTGACCTCAGTGCT cTCCTCTGTAGAAACAGCAGCCTAGGCAGCCCATCTAACCTGTGTGGCTCCCCTCCGGGCTCCATCAGGAAGCCCCCGAACCTGGAAGGCATTGTCTTCCCTGGGGAGTCTGGCCTTGCCCCTGGCAGCTATAAAAAGGCTCCTGGCTTCGAGAGGGAAGACCAGGTGGGAGCTGAGTACCTGAAAAATTTCAAATGCCAG GCCAAGTTAAAACCCCACTCACTAGAGCCCAGGAGTCAAGAGCAGCCTCTGCTTCAGCCTAAACAG GACATGCTGGGCATTCTTCCCGTGGGCAGCCCCCTGACCTCAAGCATCTCTTCTAGTATCACTTCCAGCCTGGCAGCCACTCCCCCCAGCCCCGCCGGCACCAGCAGCGTCCCTGGCATGAATGCAAATGCTCTGCCCTTCTACCCAACCAGTGACACAGTGGAGTCGGTCATAG AGTCTGCCCTGGACGACTTGGACCTGAATGAGTTTGGGGTGGCTGCCCTGGAGAAGACTTTTGACAACAGCACTGTGCCTCACCCAGGCAGCATCACAATTG GTGGCAGTTTGCTGCAGAGTTCTGCACCCGTGAACATCCCTGGCTCCTTGGGTAGCTCTGCCTCCTTCCACTCAGCATCCCCATCCCCTCCCGTCAGCCTCTCCTCACATTTCCTGCAACAGCCCCAGGGCCACCTGAGCCAGTCGGAAAATGCATTTTTGGGGACCTCTGCATCACATGGATCTTTGG GTCTGAACGGGATGaacagcagcatttgggagcattTTGCCTCTGGAAGCTTCTCCCCGGGCACTTCCCCTGCTTTCCTGTCGGGGCCTGGGGCTGCTGAGCTGGCCCGACTTCGGCAAGAGCTGGATGAAGCTAACGGCACCATCAAGCAGTGGGAGGAATCCTGGAAGCAGGCCAAGCAG GCTTGTGATGCCTGGAAGAAGGAGGCTGAGGAGGCTGGCGAGCGGGCCAGCGCCGCAGGCGCCGAGTGTGAGCTGGCCCGGGAGCAGCGGGATGCGCTGGAGGGTCAGGTGAAGGAGCTGCAGGAGGAGCTGGAGCGGCTGCACTCGGGCCCCGACCCGCAGGCCCTGCCCGCCTTCTCTGACCTGCAGGCCCTCCCCCTCTCCACGCTCTACTCCCTCCAGAAGCGGCTGCGGGCGCACCTGGAGCAAGTGGACAAG GCTGTGTTCCACATGCAGTCGGTGAAATGCCTTAAGTGTCAGGAGCAGAACCGAGCAGTGCTGCCATGCCAACATGCCGTGCTGTGTGGGCTCTGTGCTGAGGGCAGCGAGTGCCCTGTCTGCCAGCCTGGCCTGGCTCACACCCTCCAGTCGTGA